Proteins from a genomic interval of Pseudodesulfovibrio nedwellii:
- a CDS encoding M23 family metallopeptidase — protein sequence MSKETILTQKKKSGKGLPLALLTIILLCTLGAGLFMLFRDTTVPTLSISPDTADLGKQSTITIKAEDPGSGLKSLDVIVIQSDKRIPLVTKAYPGGIMLAEEVLTLDKGIIKEGEFTIEVTARDASLYPFGDAGVVSVSKTYSLDLTPPRIFVQSHTNNLNQGGCGLMVFALSEKVKNTGIQVGERFFPAYLQPGGNGKFQYYCLFAQPWDTPPNKFNPFIVASDKAGNSAKRSFNYHTNARQFRRDKIRLSDNFMERTIPEFQGLVPNEGTLIDQYLYINNTLRKQNRAKLVELSRNTSPTMLWSGPFKRLPNAANRATFADARDYMYKGKKVDFQTHLGLDLASIKQAPVPAGNDGTIVYADFLGIYGNVVVIDHGLGLQSLYAHLSSTAVANGDSVTRGQIIGHTGTTGLAGGDHLHYGITVAGIPTQPFEWWDKSWIRNNILSKTE from the coding sequence ATGAGCAAAGAAACCATTCTGACTCAAAAAAAGAAAAGCGGAAAAGGGCTACCTCTAGCGCTCTTGACCATCATACTCCTCTGCACTCTAGGCGCAGGACTCTTCATGCTCTTCAGGGATACGACCGTACCGACTCTCTCCATTTCGCCGGACACAGCCGACTTGGGCAAACAAAGTACGATAACCATCAAAGCGGAAGACCCCGGCAGCGGCCTGAAATCCCTTGATGTCATCGTTATTCAAAGCGACAAACGTATTCCACTGGTTACGAAGGCCTACCCCGGCGGCATCATGCTGGCTGAAGAAGTGTTGACACTGGACAAAGGAATCATCAAAGAAGGCGAATTCACCATTGAAGTCACTGCTCGCGATGCATCCTTGTATCCTTTTGGCGATGCAGGTGTTGTCAGCGTATCAAAGACCTACTCGCTCGACTTGACCCCACCCCGCATTTTTGTCCAATCCCACACCAACAACTTGAATCAGGGCGGTTGTGGCCTCATGGTTTTTGCGCTCTCCGAAAAGGTTAAAAACACAGGTATACAGGTGGGGGAACGGTTCTTCCCTGCATATCTTCAGCCCGGCGGCAACGGGAAATTCCAGTATTATTGCCTATTCGCGCAGCCGTGGGACACCCCACCAAACAAATTCAACCCGTTCATTGTCGCTTCGGACAAAGCTGGCAACAGCGCCAAACGATCTTTTAATTATCACACCAACGCCCGTCAGTTCCGGCGTGACAAGATCAGGCTTTCAGACAATTTCATGGAACGGACCATCCCTGAATTCCAAGGACTGGTGCCCAACGAAGGCACCTTGATTGATCAATATCTCTATATCAACAACACCCTGCGCAAACAGAACCGTGCTAAACTGGTAGAACTCAGCCGCAACACAAGTCCGACCATGCTTTGGTCCGGCCCATTCAAACGGCTGCCCAATGCGGCCAACCGCGCAACCTTCGCCGATGCACGCGACTACATGTACAAAGGCAAAAAAGTCGACTTTCAGACCCACCTAGGTCTGGACCTTGCCAGTATCAAACAAGCTCCGGTCCCGGCTGGCAACGACGGCACCATCGTTTACGCCGACTTTCTGGGTATCTATGGTAATGTGGTCGTCATTGACCATGGCCTCGGACTGCAATCACTTTATGCCCACCTCAGTTCCACTGCCGTGGCAAATGGTGACTCCGTGACCAGAGGACAGATCATCGGCCACACGGGAACCACCGGTCTAGCCGGAGGCGACCACCTGCATTACGGTATCACCGTAGCGGGTATTCCAACCCAGCCATTTGAATGGTGGGACAAGAGCTGGATCCGAAACAACATATTGTCCAAAACAGAATAG
- a CDS encoding CBS domain-containing protein, translating into MLKVNDLMTSPVFSLKERDSLHNARELMNLQRIRHIPIVTVDNGFTGLITHRDILSATISHLAELDPETQREIDSGIPLHEIMRTDITTIGLDTSLKEAAQILLNHKYGCLPVVKNGELVGILTEADFLRLTIQLMDSLEDED; encoded by the coding sequence ATGCTGAAGGTCAATGACCTTATGACATCACCGGTCTTTTCCTTGAAAGAAAGAGACTCCCTACACAATGCCCGCGAACTGATGAACCTCCAGCGCATCAGGCACATCCCCATCGTCACCGTTGATAATGGCTTCACGGGACTGATTACTCACCGTGACATCCTGTCCGCCACCATTTCCCATCTTGCAGAACTTGATCCCGAGACTCAAAGGGAAATTGATTCAGGCATACCGTTGCATGAAATAATGCGGACCGACATCACCACGATTGGACTCGACACGTCCCTCAAGGAAGCAGCTCAAATACTGCTCAACCACAAGTATGGCTGTCTACCTGTTGTCAAGAACGGCGAACTGGTCGGCATTCTTACTGAAGCGGATTTTCTACGTCTGACCATTCAACTCATGGACAGCCTGGAAGACGAAGATTAA
- a CDS encoding protein-L-isoaspartate(D-aspartate) O-methyltransferase, producing the protein MVVDPVRLRERMVREQIQARGVTDSRVLEAMSTLPRHLFVEEALANKAYSDSPLPIGEGQTISQPYIVALMSELLEVEPGMKVLEIGTGSGYQAAVLGRMGVEVYTVERIKKLFHAARKRFMDMRMFSVKLKLDDGTMGWPDEAPYDRIIVTAGGPEVPEPLVDQLAEPGRMLIPVGESRRNQTLVLIEKRDGEVIRKDMGSVAFVDLVGSHGW; encoded by the coding sequence TTGGTGGTTGATCCGGTACGGCTCAGAGAGCGCATGGTGCGCGAACAAATTCAGGCTCGCGGCGTGACAGATTCACGTGTGCTGGAGGCCATGTCAACGCTTCCCCGACATCTTTTTGTGGAGGAAGCTTTGGCAAACAAGGCGTATTCCGACAGCCCTTTGCCTATAGGTGAAGGGCAGACAATTTCTCAGCCATATATTGTTGCTTTGATGTCAGAACTCCTTGAGGTCGAGCCGGGTATGAAAGTACTCGAAATTGGCACTGGGTCTGGGTATCAGGCCGCTGTCCTTGGGCGGATGGGCGTCGAAGTTTATACGGTGGAGCGCATTAAAAAATTATTTCATGCTGCACGCAAGCGGTTTATGGATATGCGTATGTTTTCCGTGAAGCTCAAGCTTGACGATGGGACCATGGGGTGGCCGGATGAAGCCCCTTATGATCGAATTATTGTCACTGCTGGCGGACCTGAAGTCCCTGAACCGTTGGTTGATCAATTGGCTGAACCGGGGCGAATGCTTATTCCTGTAGGTGAGTCCAGACGTAACCAGACACTTGTTCTTATCGAGAAGCGTGATGGTGAAGTGATCCGTAAGGACATGGGAAGCGTCGCCTTTGTTGATCTGGTGGGAAGTCACGGCTGGTAG
- a CDS encoding DUF368 domain-containing protein, with the protein MSKSSIPIKDAFMTSPGPRTLKAGALLWLKGVCMGGADIIPGVSGGTIAFITGIYEQLVDAIRSFNVDFVRRLFSLDISGAVSVAHIRFIVCLLFGIMTAMITMAGFMNTMLHTHPVETWSLFFGLITASIFVVGRQVEPLNAVNFGFIFLGAVGSYLLVGMIPVSTPETLPFIFLCGAIAICAMILPGISGAFLLLMLGKYEYVTRTLKNPFVWDNFVIMAVFAAGAGVGIIFFSRVLHYLLSRWHAATVSVLTGFMIGALRKVWPWKEVLETSVIRGKVHVLREQNMLPDVLNGEVFFAIGLVVIGIIIVLALERFSRER; encoded by the coding sequence GTGTCCAAAAGTTCCATACCCATTAAAGACGCTTTTATGACGAGTCCGGGACCACGGACTCTCAAGGCCGGAGCCTTGCTTTGGCTTAAGGGTGTGTGCATGGGCGGTGCGGACATTATTCCCGGCGTTTCTGGTGGGACAATTGCTTTTATCACCGGGATTTATGAGCAATTGGTTGACGCTATCCGTTCTTTTAACGTCGATTTCGTGCGTCGTCTTTTCTCCCTTGATATTTCCGGAGCTGTGAGTGTAGCCCATATCCGTTTCATTGTTTGCCTGCTGTTTGGCATCATGACGGCCATGATTACAATGGCCGGTTTCATGAATACGATGCTCCATACACACCCTGTCGAAACATGGTCGTTGTTTTTTGGGCTGATTACGGCATCAATTTTTGTGGTGGGTAGGCAGGTTGAACCGTTGAATGCGGTGAATTTTGGTTTTATTTTTCTCGGTGCAGTTGGAAGTTATCTTTTGGTCGGCATGATTCCTGTTTCGACTCCAGAGACGTTGCCTTTTATCTTTTTGTGTGGGGCAATAGCCATTTGTGCAATGATTTTGCCGGGTATCAGTGGGGCATTCCTTCTCCTGATGTTGGGTAAATATGAATATGTCACACGGACTCTCAAGAATCCGTTTGTCTGGGATAATTTTGTGATTATGGCTGTGTTTGCAGCTGGTGCGGGAGTTGGAATTATCTTTTTTTCCCGTGTGTTGCATTACTTGCTGAGCAGATGGCATGCGGCCACAGTGAGTGTGTTGACAGGATTTATGATTGGGGCTTTGCGCAAAGTGTGGCCCTGGAAAGAGGTCTTGGAAACTTCTGTGATTCGTGGGAAGGTGCATGTCCTGCGAGAGCAGAATATGTTACCGGATGTTTTGAATGGTGAAGTGTTTTTTGCCATTGGATTGGTTGTGATCGGTATTATTATTGTTCTTGCCCTTGAACGGTTTTCGCGAGAGCGTTGA
- a CDS encoding Mrp/NBP35 family ATP-binding protein: MSECSSGSCSGANKANAKLKIQDAMIETTLEKIKYKLFIMSGKGGVGKSSVSVNVAAALAARGFKVGLLDVDIHGPSVPTLLGISGTLDIDRGSLMIPKEYNENLHVMSMESLLKDPDQAVLWRGPMKTSAIRQFVSDVQWGELDFLVVDSPPGTGDEPMTVLKTVPDALCVVVTTPQEVSLSDVRKSINFLQYAQANVLGVVENMSGLICPHCHEAIDLFKKGGGKDLAEKYGLEFLGAIPLDPATVVAGDLGTPVVLLEEDSQSKKALIELADTIAEAAQKSFEAASTTHA, encoded by the coding sequence ATGAGCGAGTGCAGCTCCGGCTCCTGCAGTGGAGCCAACAAGGCAAATGCCAAGTTGAAAATCCAGGATGCGATGATTGAAACCACCCTGGAGAAGATCAAGTACAAATTGTTTATCATGAGCGGTAAAGGCGGAGTGGGCAAAAGCTCAGTTTCCGTTAATGTCGCAGCAGCCTTGGCTGCTCGTGGATTTAAGGTTGGGCTTCTGGATGTTGATATTCACGGTCCGAGCGTGCCGACTCTGCTCGGTATTTCCGGGACTTTGGATATTGACCGGGGATCATTGATGATTCCCAAAGAGTACAACGAAAATCTGCATGTCATGTCCATGGAGTCGTTGCTTAAAGATCCTGATCAAGCAGTGCTGTGGCGCGGCCCCATGAAAACTTCCGCTATCCGTCAGTTTGTATCTGACGTACAGTGGGGCGAATTGGACTTTTTGGTCGTTGACTCCCCTCCGGGGACTGGCGACGAACCTATGACCGTGCTCAAGACTGTGCCGGATGCTTTGTGTGTGGTTGTAACCACTCCGCAGGAAGTTTCGTTGTCTGATGTGCGCAAGTCGATTAATTTTCTGCAATACGCTCAGGCTAACGTGCTTGGTGTTGTGGAAAATATGAGTGGTCTTATTTGTCCGCATTGTCATGAAGCTATTGATCTGTTTAAGAAAGGCGGCGGCAAGGATTTGGCTGAGAAATACGGACTTGAGTTTCTTGGTGCTATTCCACTTGATCCGGCAACCGTTGTTGCTGGTGATCTAGGTACCCCCGTTGTACTTTTGGAAGAGGATTCTCAATCGAAAAAGGCTCTTATTGAACTGGCCGACACAATAGCCGAAGCCGCACAGAAGAGTTTTGAGGCGGCATCGACAACCCACGCCTGA
- the pgsA gene encoding CDP-diacylglycerol--glycerol-3-phosphate 3-phosphatidyltransferase produces MNKDIFNLPNCLTMARILAAPVVVFLLYLEMWYQFRLGSYFAFGLYFVACMTDYFDGKIAREQNTITNLGKFLDPLADKLLIGSLLIMLVKLGDGWGVPAWVVIIIICRELAVTGMRAIAAEMGEVVAADRLGKAKTLTQALAVGFLIFHYPLFGWDPRPLGQGLLYVALALTVISGGNYLYNFYKKWINVAE; encoded by the coding sequence ATGAATAAGGACATCTTTAATCTGCCCAATTGTTTGACCATGGCCCGCATTCTTGCGGCCCCAGTTGTTGTATTTCTTCTCTATCTGGAGATGTGGTACCAATTTCGCTTGGGGTCTTATTTTGCTTTCGGACTTTATTTCGTTGCCTGTATGACGGATTATTTCGATGGAAAGATAGCGCGAGAGCAGAATACCATAACCAATCTGGGCAAGTTCCTTGACCCGTTGGCCGACAAACTGCTCATCGGGTCATTGTTGATCATGCTGGTCAAGCTCGGTGACGGGTGGGGTGTCCCTGCATGGGTGGTTATTATCATTATCTGTCGCGAATTGGCTGTGACAGGAATGCGTGCAATTGCTGCTGAAATGGGTGAGGTCGTAGCTGCAGATAGATTGGGCAAGGCCAAAACTTTGACTCAAGCTCTGGCTGTCGGTTTTCTCATCTTCCACTATCCGCTTTTTGGATGGGACCCTCGTCCTTTGGGGCAGGGGTTGCTGTATGTTGCTTTGGCACTCACAGTGATTTCAGGCGGTAACTATCTGTACAACTTTTATAAGAAGTGGATTAACGTCGCAGAATAG
- a CDS encoding FtsB family cell division protein yields the protein MRGRIVLVTLLLIINLFLLGRLIWSDQGIFAYLELKGRYDSLQQKLDDVDGKSLDLSQEIRKLKSDKGYQEKVVRERMNFVKKDELLYIFPDEKGKPGGEGTDEREN from the coding sequence ATGCGTGGTCGAATTGTACTTGTTACTTTGCTCCTGATAATCAATCTTTTTTTATTGGGGAGATTGATATGGAGCGATCAGGGGATTTTTGCGTACCTGGAGCTTAAGGGCCGCTATGATTCTTTGCAGCAGAAGCTTGATGACGTTGACGGTAAGAGCCTTGATTTGAGCCAAGAGATTCGTAAGCTCAAGTCGGACAAGGGATACCAAGAAAAAGTCGTTCGTGAGCGGATGAATTTTGTGAAAAAGGACGAACTGTTATATATTTTCCCGGATGAGAAAGGCAAACCCGGCGGAGAAGGAACAGATGAGCGAGAAAATTGA
- a CDS encoding tetratricopeptide repeat protein, which produces MSEKIEWYQEVLSLEPGSRVFFPLAKLFVENGMPEDAVKTLRQGLDKHPDYLEARMLLVELLTELEREAEVHDQLQRVINPLRDYPAFWRGWARSLPAEQRDLSVFLMLVASNISGDTIKWTDVVFEGIGTLAERLVGAPLPPPCDSPSPVMPVIESGEESAFGEPEPEFRPGAGAFRTKTMADLLASQGDVSGALEIYRELLQSTMSDERRTELKERIVHLENGAENNAAPEAEQTDAFSVHAKNRLISTLETLASRFEARVQG; this is translated from the coding sequence ATGAGCGAGAAAATTGAGTGGTATCAAGAAGTTCTTTCGTTGGAACCCGGTTCAAGGGTGTTTTTCCCCTTGGCGAAACTTTTCGTTGAAAACGGGATGCCCGAGGATGCTGTTAAAACCCTGCGCCAAGGGTTGGACAAGCATCCTGATTATCTTGAAGCACGGATGCTTCTGGTTGAACTTTTGACTGAGTTGGAGCGTGAGGCTGAGGTCCATGACCAGTTGCAGCGAGTTATCAACCCTCTCAGGGATTATCCAGCCTTCTGGCGAGGTTGGGCACGGAGCCTGCCTGCGGAACAGCGCGATTTATCGGTGTTTCTTATGTTGGTTGCATCCAACATCTCTGGTGATACCATCAAATGGACTGATGTCGTGTTTGAAGGTATCGGTACTTTGGCCGAGAGATTGGTGGGTGCGCCATTGCCCCCGCCGTGTGATTCTCCATCTCCTGTCATGCCTGTGATTGAGAGCGGGGAAGAGTCTGCTTTTGGTGAGCCTGAGCCAGAGTTTAGGCCTGGCGCAGGGGCTTTTCGGACGAAAACCATGGCTGATCTTCTCGCATCTCAAGGAGACGTGTCCGGCGCACTTGAAATCTATCGCGAATTGTTGCAATCAACCATGTCCGACGAGCGACGTACCGAACTCAAGGAACGGATCGTGCATTTGGAGAACGGGGCGGAGAATAATGCCGCTCCCGAGGCGGAACAGACTGACGCTTTTAGCGTCCATGCAAAGAATCGCCTGATCAGCACTCTGGAAACACTGGCCTCTCGTTTTGAAGCCAGAGTACAGGGTTAA
- the fbp gene encoding class 1 fructose-bisphosphatase — translation MPQQVTVTEHILLHQKMVPGATGQFTRLFNELVLSAKIISRAVNKAGLVDVLGFTGAVNVQGEEVKKLDEYANRILIHRLARSGVLCAMASEENADIIEVPESLPRGDYIIIFDPLDGSSNIDVNVNIGTIFSIFKRKSSPDATLMSEDVLQKGSEQVAAGYILYGSSTMLVFTCGDGVHGFTLDPSVGEFILSHPNIRIPEQGKIYSVNEGYERYWDRATKKALAYFKSPKNALRKPYSGRYIGSLVADFHRNLLYGGIFMYPADLRDPKKPTGKLRLTCECNPMSFLVEQAGGMSIDGVNRIMDIDPEHLHQRVPFFCGSRNDVQIVQDIFVSEAQRKKNK, via the coding sequence ATGCCACAGCAGGTTACTGTTACCGAACATATTCTCCTGCATCAGAAAATGGTGCCGGGAGCTACAGGCCAGTTTACTCGCCTGTTCAATGAACTTGTCTTGTCAGCCAAGATCATCTCAAGAGCCGTGAACAAGGCCGGATTGGTCGATGTCCTCGGCTTCACCGGGGCCGTGAATGTTCAGGGTGAAGAGGTTAAGAAGCTCGACGAGTACGCCAATAGAATCCTTATTCATCGACTGGCCCGTTCTGGCGTATTGTGTGCCATGGCCTCCGAAGAAAATGCAGATATAATTGAAGTACCGGAATCATTGCCTCGGGGTGATTATATTATCATTTTTGACCCCTTGGATGGATCGTCCAATATTGATGTTAACGTCAACATTGGCACCATCTTTTCGATTTTTAAACGGAAAAGTAGCCCTGACGCAACCCTTATGTCTGAGGATGTTTTGCAAAAGGGGAGTGAACAGGTTGCAGCCGGGTACATTTTGTATGGTTCATCGACCATGCTGGTGTTTACCTGCGGCGATGGTGTGCATGGATTTACCCTCGATCCCAGTGTTGGTGAATTCATTTTATCGCATCCGAATATTCGTATTCCTGAGCAGGGTAAGATCTATTCAGTCAACGAGGGGTATGAACGCTATTGGGATCGTGCGACCAAAAAGGCATTGGCTTATTTCAAGTCACCCAAGAATGCGCTTCGAAAACCGTACAGCGGTCGATACATCGGTTCTCTGGTGGCGGATTTTCATCGAAATCTACTCTACGGTGGTATCTTCATGTATCCCGCAGATTTGCGTGATCCGAAGAAACCCACGGGCAAGCTGCGGCTCACCTGTGAATGTAATCCTATGTCTTTTCTCGTTGAACAGGCTGGCGGTATGTCCATTGACGGTGTGAACCGTATTATGGACATTGATCCAGAACACTTGCATCAGCGTGTTCCTTTTTTCTGTGGCTCTCGCAATGACGTCCAGATTGTTCAGGATATCTTTGTTTCCGAAGCCCAGAGGAAAAAAAATAAGTAA
- the tsaD gene encoding tRNA (adenosine(37)-N6)-threonylcarbamoyltransferase complex transferase subunit TsaD: MLTLGIETSCDETAVALVEDGRLLGEKLATQIDTHALFGGVVPEIASREHLRVLPRLFRELMAEIGIRPDEIDTVAVARGPGLLGSLLVGVSFAKALCLSTGASLIGVNHLWAHLLAPGLDGEIEFPALGLLVSGGHTHTYRINSPVEFELLGRTLDDAAGEAFDKVAKLFNFPYPGGRFVDDLGREAEPDTKLFPRPYIENDSLDFSFSGLKTAVANYVAIRPELVFEKMADPDAIAALTGERRVDLARVCASFNWSVAQTLKIKVERALKRVGPTKSLIVAGGVAANSVVRETMKGVAENHGLRLTLPDLGLCTDNGAMIAFAGWQLARVGYSHSLELEAIPRGHVVPQDWIIFKE, translated from the coding sequence ATGTTGACCCTTGGTATTGAGACTTCCTGCGACGAAACTGCTGTTGCTCTTGTGGAGGATGGACGGTTGCTGGGTGAAAAACTTGCGACCCAGATTGACACGCATGCCTTGTTTGGCGGTGTCGTCCCTGAAATCGCTTCACGGGAACATCTGCGCGTTCTGCCGCGTCTTTTCCGTGAATTAATGGCGGAAATCGGAATCCGACCAGATGAGATCGATACCGTGGCCGTAGCTCGTGGGCCCGGATTGCTCGGCAGCCTGCTTGTTGGCGTGAGTTTTGCTAAAGCTCTTTGTCTATCTACTGGGGCATCGCTGATCGGGGTTAATCATCTTTGGGCTCATCTGTTGGCTCCTGGGTTGGATGGAGAAATAGAATTTCCGGCATTGGGCCTTCTTGTGTCCGGTGGACATACCCATACATATCGGATCAATTCGCCGGTCGAGTTCGAATTGCTCGGCAGGACATTGGATGATGCCGCAGGTGAGGCCTTTGACAAGGTCGCAAAACTTTTTAATTTTCCGTATCCTGGCGGTCGTTTTGTTGACGATTTGGGTCGTGAGGCAGAGCCGGATACCAAGCTGTTTCCACGGCCATACATTGAAAATGATTCGCTTGATTTCAGTTTCAGTGGTTTGAAAACGGCAGTCGCTAATTACGTAGCGATCAGGCCAGAACTCGTATTTGAGAAAATGGCTGACCCTGACGCCATCGCCGCATTGACCGGCGAACGGCGTGTAGATCTGGCACGAGTGTGCGCCTCATTCAATTGGAGTGTGGCTCAGACGCTTAAGATTAAGGTTGAGCGGGCGTTAAAACGTGTCGGACCGACAAAGAGTTTGATCGTAGCCGGTGGAGTTGCAGCCAATTCCGTGGTCCGTGAGACCATGAAGGGGGTTGCCGAGAATCATGGTTTGCGGTTGACCTTGCCGGATCTGGGCTTATGTACCGATAATGGTGCGATGATCGCTTTTGCCGGGTGGCAGCTTGCTAGGGTAGGGTATTCGCATTCTTTGGAGTTGGAGGCCATTCCCCGAGGCCATGTTGTCCCGCAGGATTGGATTATTTTCAAAGAATGA
- the trxA gene encoding thioredoxin has product MANQITDGSFEQDVLQSDVPVLIDFWAPWCGPCRAMGPVIDELAEEFEGQIKIVKMNVDENSATPGKYGIRAIPTLILFKDGEVVDQSTGAVSKSSIKEMITKKAL; this is encoded by the coding sequence ATGGCGAATCAGATTACCGACGGTAGTTTCGAACAGGATGTCTTGCAGAGTGATGTCCCTGTCCTTATTGATTTTTGGGCTCCCTGGTGTGGCCCTTGTCGTGCAATGGGTCCCGTGATTGATGAATTGGCCGAGGAATTTGAAGGTCAGATTAAAATCGTCAAGATGAATGTGGACGAGAATTCCGCTACTCCCGGCAAATATGGCATTCGTGCTATTCCGACCTTGATTCTGTTCAAGGACGGCGAAGTTGTCGACCAGAGCACTGGTGCAGTCTCCAAGAGCAGCATCAAGGAAATGATTACCAAGAAGGCTCTGTAA
- the trxB gene encoding thioredoxin-disulfide reductase, which translates to MKSYDAVVIGGGPAGMTAALYLLRAGVKVLMIEKLSPGGQVLMTAEIENYPGFPKGLQGWELADKFAAHLDEYELDRISDEVRSITIGNSVHTISVGDEEVQTKTIILATGSRYRKLGVPGEERLLGRGVSYCALCDGNFFRDRDVAVVGGGNSALEEALYLARLVNKVYLIHRREDFRGLQCYQDKCFTHEKIEIIRNTVIDEIQGADDLETLALRNVSTDETSQLKLDGTFIFIGFEPIMDYVPDDVAKESNGVVTDVEMRTNVPGVFAAGDIRAKMCRQVASAVGDGATAATAAFTYLEQLGD; encoded by the coding sequence ATGAAATCTTATGACGCCGTAGTCATAGGGGGCGGCCCGGCAGGAATGACGGCTGCCCTTTATCTTTTGCGGGCTGGTGTAAAAGTCCTCATGATCGAAAAGTTGTCTCCTGGTGGACAGGTTTTGATGACTGCTGAGATTGAGAATTATCCGGGGTTCCCCAAGGGGCTTCAGGGGTGGGAGTTGGCTGACAAGTTCGCTGCTCATCTGGATGAGTATGAACTCGATCGTATCAGTGACGAAGTTCGGAGTATTACCATAGGTAATTCCGTCCACACCATTTCTGTCGGCGATGAAGAGGTTCAGACAAAAACCATCATCCTGGCTACAGGGTCACGCTATCGTAAATTGGGTGTTCCCGGTGAAGAACGATTGCTTGGTCGTGGCGTTTCCTATTGTGCCTTATGCGATGGTAATTTCTTCCGTGATCGCGATGTCGCTGTCGTAGGCGGTGGCAATTCAGCTTTGGAAGAAGCGTTGTATTTGGCTCGACTGGTGAATAAGGTTTATCTCATTCATCGTCGTGAAGATTTCCGTGGTTTGCAGTGCTATCAGGACAAGTGCTTTACGCATGAGAAGATTGAGATCATTCGCAATACCGTGATCGATGAAATTCAAGGTGCGGATGACCTTGAAACATTGGCTTTAAGGAACGTTTCCACAGACGAGACTTCTCAACTCAAGCTCGACGGTACGTTTATTTTCATCGGTTTTGAACCCATCATGGATTATGTTCCTGATGATGTCGCGAAAGAGTCCAATGGCGTTGTCACGGACGTTGAGATGCGGACCAATGTTCCTGGCGTTTTTGCCGCTGGAGATATTCGCGCCAAGATGTGCCGTCAGGTTGCTTCCGCTGTTGGCGATGGAGCCACCGCAGCTACCGCAGCATTTACTTATCTTGAGCAGTTGGGCGATTAG
- a CDS encoding outer membrane protein assembly factor BamD, with protein MRRLLVPVVLVVFMSLTGCVWIDSYFLPPPEDTAQELYEAGVEALKEKDYGDAQDYFSKLKDRFPFSPFALKGELALGDAYYLDEEYLLALESYKEFEALHPSNDNIPYVLYQIANANISMFKSIDRRQENIKESLEYLYRLAETYPKSQYAEQAKHLIVKSRRILAEHEVYMADFFWRTEQYGPAWHRYQYVVENFSDIADLRDYAIKRAEYSYFEYQKTLSEEERQRIQGSWLRWIKKWL; from the coding sequence ATGCGTCGTTTATTGGTTCCTGTCGTTCTTGTCGTTTTCATGTCCCTGACAGGGTGTGTGTGGATCGACAGTTATTTCCTTCCTCCTCCCGAGGATACTGCCCAAGAATTGTATGAAGCGGGTGTGGAAGCCTTGAAAGAGAAAGATTATGGCGATGCTCAGGATTACTTCTCCAAGCTCAAGGACAGATTCCCTTTTAGTCCTTTTGCTTTGAAGGGTGAATTGGCTTTGGGCGATGCCTACTATCTTGATGAAGAGTATCTCTTGGCTTTGGAGTCATATAAGGAATTCGAAGCGTTGCATCCAAGCAATGATAATATTCCCTATGTTTTGTACCAGATTGCCAATGCCAACATCAGTATGTTTAAATCCATTGATCGCCGTCAGGAGAATATCAAGGAATCATTGGAATATCTGTATCGGTTGGCAGAGACATATCCCAAGTCTCAATACGCGGAGCAAGCCAAACACTTGATCGTCAAGAGTCGCAGGATTTTGGCGGAGCATGAAGTCTATATGGCCGATTTCTTTTGGCGGACGGAACAATATGGTCCGGCTTGGCATCGTTATCAATATGTGGTGGAGAATTTCTCTGATATCGCAGACTTGCGAGACTATGCCATTAAGCGCGCCGAGTACTCGTATTTTGAGTATCAAAAGACTCTGTCCGAGGAGGAACGCCAACGCATTCAGGGAAGCTGGCTGCGGTGGATCAAGAAGTGGCTGTAA